A stretch of Streptomyces vietnamensis DNA encodes these proteins:
- a CDS encoding transposase: MTTPWTAPTRSNTNDCTRFTTVMQAIRVPRPGPGRPRIRPDHVLDDKGYSSKAIRARRGSHRGRPSAFDRAVSKHHHVAERCFNYVKQCRGSATRYDKAAEPYEAAVALTSLLMGVTLDDRTWVQPEANHAILERC; encoded by the coding sequence GTGACGACGCCGTGGACCGCGCCGACGCGCAGCAACACCAACGACTGCACCCGGTTCACCACCGTGATGCAAGCGATCCGGGTGCCCCGACCCGGACCCGGGCGGCCCCGCATCCGACCCGATCACGTCCTGGACGACAAGGGCTACAGCTCGAAAGCGATCCGCGCCCGGCGCGGCAGCCACAGAGGTCGGCCGTCGGCCTTCGACCGCGCGGTCTCCAAGCACCACCATGTCGCGGAACGGTGCTTCAACTACGTGAAGCAGTGCCGCGGCAGCGCCACCCGATACGACAAAGCCGCCGAACCCTACGAAGCAGCCGTCGCCCTCACCTCACTCTTGATGGGCGTGACATTGGACGACAGAACCTGGG